Proteins encoded by one window of Aphis gossypii isolate Hap1 chromosome X, ASM2018417v2, whole genome shotgun sequence:
- the LOC114122469 gene encoding zinc finger MYM-type protein 1-like, translating into MSRKLSGCAYRKLGKIKKENAEKSIKNNMKLDVMFQRVQQVETVHTAVSEIIDNDNNEFNDSAKSVNLTLTNQSAVKCSIIKEEQDTNFSLETQINNEVNILKAPSSSDLPGSDPALWTLNEETRDFICRNGFNQNLDGNFSQSKTKYQYIRQGQFRSHNRYLSKDLFKTTLINGKTYQRDYLCYSVSTGKIYCIPCYLFENTSNFSRKGFSDWKHPNKINNHENSTMHKTCTFKMKHRSSDFGRIDLQLTYKLQTETDYWINVLSRVCSVVKSLSSHGLSFRGGDDSFESSGKNNGNFIMAMKLIAEYDPFLSKHILKYGNPGKGNTSYMSFFTYEQFIKSMAEKVISTIVEELKSSTYYSISIDSTPDISNIDQLSFVVRYVNSSGEPVERFLGFIENIGHKAESIAETIFSTFNKHNIDIKFLRGQSYDNAANMSGAYSGVQARIKSVAPLADFVPCSAHSLNLIGSCAASCCSVANNYFLFVQNLYVFFSSSTHRWIILNKHAESTLKGLSVTRWSARNDACQSLNKNWIAVTNELQELVDSDSEKPLTRSEASGLLRNMNKLETAFMTSLWCDILQTFNNVSKKLQSVQLDLSSVVKLYNTLIEYIKTLRTMFNTYEKLAQDKFEENVPQFETKNRKRKNQIDESNEPDTVFCGYQYFKIITFYPICDNLLNELLKRKEAYDNLISKYLFILKLKEYSPSEIRKSAKMLRTIYNQDLDEPFDNECIHFQSLLKTLDDPPTTLLQMSLFLKKFDLVTTFPYINIALHMFLCTPVSNCSTERSFSVLKRIKNYLRSTMSSDRLNSLAVLAIESSITCKLDFSEIIKTFAKKQARRKNI; encoded by the exons ATGAGTAGAAAGCTTAGCGGCTGTGCTTACCGAAAATtgggtaaaattaaaaaagaaaatgcggaaaaaagtataaaaaataatatgaaacttGATGTCATGTTTCAAA GGGTACAACAAGTAGAAACTGTCCATACTGCTGTTAgtgaaataatagataatgacaa caatgaatttaatgattcTGCAAAAAGTGTAAATTTAACACTTACTAACCAATCTGCAGTTAAATGTTCAATCATTAAAGAAGAGCAAGATACTAATTTCAGTTTAGAAACTCAGATTAACaatgaagtaaatattttaaaagcaccCAGTTCTTCAGATTTGCCAGG TTCTGACCCTGCGTTGTGGACATTAAACGAGGAGACCAGAGATTTTATCTGTAGAAATGGATTTAATCAGAACTTAGATGGCAATTTTTCacaatctaaaacaaaataccagTATATACGTCAAGGACAATTTAGATCTCACAACAGGTACCTAAgcaaagatttatttaaaacaacattaattaatgGTAAAACATATCAAAGAGACTATTTGTGTTACTCAGTTAGTACTGGTAAAATATACTGCATCCcatgttatttgtttgaaaatacttCCAATTTTTCACGTAAGGGATTTTCAGACTGGAAACatccaaataaaattaataatcatgaaAATTCAACCATGCATAAAacttgtacatttaaaatgaaacatcGTTCATCAGATTTTGGAAGAATAGACTTACAACTTACATATAAACTTCAAACTGAGACTGATTATTGGATCAATGTGCTCAGTAGAGTATGCTCTGTTGTTAAATCATTATCTAGTCATGGACTATCATTCAGGGGTGGAGATGATAGTTTTGAATCTTCTGGtaaaaataatggtaattttataatggctATGAAACTTATTGCTGAATATGACCCctttttatcaaaacatatATTGAAATACGGAAATCCTGGTAAAGGAAATACATCCTATATGTCCTTTTTTActtatgaacaatttattaaaagtatggCTGAGAAAGTAATAAGTACCATAGTAGAAGAATTAAAATCttcaacatattattcaattagcaTTGATTCAACACCtgatatatcaaatattgacCAGTTGTCATTTGTCGTAAGATATGTAAATAGCAGTGGAGAACCTGTTGAACGTTTTTTGGGATTCATAGAAAATATTGGACACAAAGCTGAATCAATAGCagaaactattttttctacatttaataagcataatattgatattaaatttcttagaGGGCAATCTTATGATAATGCTGCAAATATGTCCGGTGCTTACTCAGGGGTTCAGGCTCGAATTAAATCAGTAGCACCACTTGCTGATTTTGTTCCATGTTCTGCCCATTCCTTAAACCTTATTGGATCATGTGCAGCCAGCTGTTGTAGTgtagcaaataattattttttatttgttcaaaatttatatgtttttttttcatcatctaCACATCGCTggataatactaaataaacatGCTGAGTCAACTCTAAAAGGACTTTCAGTAACTAGATGGTCTGCTAGAAATGATGCATGCCAGagtcttaataaaaattggataGCTGTAACAAATGAATTGCAGGAGCTAGTAGATTCTGATAGTGAAAAACCACTTACACGTAGTGAAGCCAGTGGATTGTTACggaatatgaataaattagaaaCTGCATTTATGACATCATTATGGTGTGATATTcttcaaacatttaataatgttagtaAAAAATTGCAATCTGTTCAACTAGATCTCAGTTctgttgttaaattatataatacacttattgaatatattaaaacattacgaACAATGTTCaatacttatgaaaaattggCTCAAGACAAATTTGAAGAAAATGTTCCTCAGTTTGAAACAAAAAaccgaaaaagaaaaaatcaaattgacGAATCAAATGAACCAGATACTGTATTTTGTGGCTatcaatactttaaaataattactttttatccCATCTgtgataatttgttaaatgaactattaaaaagaaaagaggcctatgataatttaatttcaaaatacttatttattttgaagttaaaagaATACAGTCCATCTGAAATAAGAAAATCTGCTAAAATGTTAcgtacaatttataatcaagATCTGGATGAACCATTTGATAATGaatgtattcattttcaaAGTTTATTGAAGACATTGGATGATCCACCAACAACTTTACTTCaaatgagtttatttttaaaaaaatttgatctaGTTACTACTTTTCCATACATTAATATTGCATTACATATGTTTTTATGCACACCAGTCTCAAATTGTTCAACCGAAAGAtcattttcagttttaaaacGTATCAAGAATTATCTACGATCTACCATGTCATCTGATAGACTTAACAGCTTGGCAGTGCTTGCTATTGAATCATCAATAACttgtaaattagattttagtgAAATCATAAAAACGTTTGCTAAGAAACAAgcaagaagaaaaaatatctaa
- the LOC126551671 gene encoding uncharacterized protein LOC126551671, with translation MEEDRHKLKRVYMSGAEKRKLAKEKDKKNTEIISKTSQFTHDGFCDWKHADNRLISHETSKDHLNSVINLAVRSKELGRINNELIKQSEDVRSYWRNIIKRLVSVITFICERGLALRGKNEIVGSSKNGNYLGILELLAEYDNFLKQHIENHANRGSGHTNYLSSTIYSTPDEGHIDQLTLIFRYIEKDTPVERFLVFMPNQGHKAQDIGQSYDNASAMSGKYNGLQSKILKNNKLASWIPCATHSLNLVGKAAAECCTAAVEFFYFLEQLYVFFTASTKRYELLVKALSLENTKTRIHVPQRVNTTRWSCRSDATKALILGYKQFKDTLIQIADDFEQTTKTRCDANCLNNKLCTLETGIYTVFWNNILERVDKTNKLLQDATFDLNTAISAIKSLKNFVQAKRDNFDQYEKQGAEI, from the exons atggaagAAGATCGTCATAAATTAAAGCGAGTTTATATGAGTGGCGCAGAAAAACGAAAATTGGCAaaagaaaaagataaaaaaaatacggaaataatttcaaaaactag TCAATTTACTCATGATGGTTTCTGTGACTGGAAGCATGCAGATAATCGATTAATAAGTCATGAAACTTCCAAAGATCATTTAAATTCTGTGATAAATTTAGCTGTTCGTTCAAAAGAATTAGGCCGTATTAACAATGAACTTATAAAACAAAGTGAAGATGTAAGGAGTTACTGGCGTAATATAATCAAGAGACTCGTAAgtgttataacatttatatgtgAACGAGGTTTAGCATTACGtggtaaaaatgaaattgtcgGTTCGTCTAAAAATGGTAACTATCTTGGAATTCTAGAGCTATTAGCTGAGTatgataattttcttaaacagCATATTGAAAATCATGCAAATCGTGGAAGTGGTCACACTAACTATTTATCTTCTACTATCT aCTCAACACCTGATGAAGGTCATATAGatcaattaacattaatttttagatatattgaAAAAGATACACCAGTGGAAAGATTTTTGGTATTTATGCCAAACCAAGGCCATAAAGCTCAAGATAT agGCCAATCGTATGATAATGCTTCTGCAATGAGTGGGAAATATAATGGTCTCCAATCaaaaattctgaaaaataataaactagctTCGTGGATTCCATGTGCTACACATTCCCTAAATTTGGTAGGAAAAGCAGCAGCCGAGTGCTGTACTGCtgctgttgaatttttttactttttagagcagttatatgtattttttacggCATCAACAAAACGTTATGAACTACTGGTTAAAGCTCTAAGTTTAGAAAATACCAAAACCCGTATCCATGTACCACAACGAGTTAATACTACACGCTGGTCATGTAGATCTGATGCAACAAAAGCTCTTATACTAggctataaacaatttaaagataCTCTAATTCAAATAGCTGATGACTTTGAACAAACAACAAAAACGCGTTGCGATGcaaattgtttaaacaacAAATTGTGCACACTTGAAACTGGAATTTACACGGTTTTTTGGAATAATATCCTTGAAAGAGtagataaaactaataaattactgCAAGATGCGACATTTGACCTTAATACTGCAATATCTGCTATTAAGTCTTTAAAGAATTTTGTTCAAGCTAAACGTGATAACTTTGATCAATATGAAAAACAAGGAGCAGAAATTTAG